A part of Patescibacteria group bacterium genomic DNA contains:
- a CDS encoding response regulator, with amino-acid sequence MPKKILLIEDEEIMIDLLQKKLTKEGYDISVAKNGEEGLEVMREVKPDLVLLDIVMPKMGGFEVMEEMSKDPELKEIPIIIISNSGQPVELSKAQELGAKDWLIKTEFDPQEVIDKVVKQIGK; translated from the coding sequence ATGCCAAAAAAAATTCTACTAATTGAAGACGAGGAGATTATGATTGATCTCCTCCAAAAAAAACTAACCAAGGAAGGTTATGATATTTCCGTAGCCAAAAACGGAGAAGAAGGACTAGAAGTAATGAGAGAAGTAAAACCCGATCTTGTTTTACTGGACATTGTTATGCCAAAAATGGGAGGATTTGAAGTGATGGAGGAAATGAGTAAAGATCCTGAGCTAAAGGAAATTCCAATAATTATTATTTCCAACTCTGGCCAACCAGTTGAATTGAGTAAAGCCCAGGAATTAGGTGCAAAAGACTGGTTAATTAAAACAGAATTTGATCCCCAGGAGGTAATTGATAAGGTGGTTAAACAAATAGGAAAGTAA